A DNA window from Streptomyces asoensis contains the following coding sequences:
- a CDS encoding Tex family protein, protein MTTPGSIEVVSIEDRIAQELGVRQRQVKAAVELLDGGSTVPFIARYRKEATEMLDDAQLRTLEERLRYLRELEERRTAVLESVREQGKLTDALRAQILGAQTKARLEDIYLPYKPKRRTKAQIAREAGLGPLAEGLLGDPAVDPLAAAAAFVDADKGVADPQAALDGARAILTERFSEDADLIGELRERMWTRGRLAAKVREGKEEAGAKFADYFDFAEPFTALPSHRVLAMLRGEKEEVLDLVLEPEEPSEQPGPSSYEGIVAGRFGIADRGRPGDKWLADTVRWAWRTRLLVHLGIDLRLRLRTAAEDEAVDVFAANLRDLLLAAPAGTRATLGLDPGFRTGVKVAVVDATGKVVVTDVIHPHVPANRWDEAIAKLARLAREHAVDLVAIGNGTASRETDKLAGELITKHPELKLTKVMVSEAGASVYSASAFASQELPDMDVSLRGAVSIARRLQDPLAELVKIDPKSIGVGQYQHDLSEVKLSRSLDAVVEDCVNGVGVDVNTASAPLLSRVSGISSGLAENIVAHRDANGPFGSRSELKKVARLGPKAYEQCAGFLRIRGGSDPLDASSVHPEAYPVVRRMVKTSGQEVASLIGNTGVLRSLRPTEFVDDTFGLPTVTDILKELEKPGRDPRPAFRTATFKEGVEKISDLAPGMVLEGVVTNVAAFGAFIDVGVHQDGLAHVSALSKTFVKDPREVVKPGDIVKVKVIDVDIPRKRISLTLRLDDEASPQGGQGSGGGRPQRGGGRPPQQRQQGGQRGGGGGQRGGTGGGGGGGGSRQAPAPSNSAMADALRRAGLVDPKKGGR, encoded by the coding sequence GTGACGACACCCGGGTCCATCGAAGTAGTGTCCATCGAAGACAGGATCGCCCAGGAACTCGGCGTACGGCAGCGGCAGGTCAAGGCCGCCGTGGAGCTGCTCGACGGCGGCTCGACGGTGCCCTTCATCGCGCGCTACCGCAAGGAAGCGACCGAGATGCTCGACGACGCGCAGCTGCGCACGCTCGAGGAGCGGCTGCGCTACCTGCGGGAGCTGGAGGAGCGGCGGACGGCGGTCCTGGAGTCGGTGCGTGAGCAGGGCAAGCTCACCGACGCGCTGCGGGCGCAGATCCTGGGCGCGCAGACCAAGGCGCGGCTGGAGGACATCTACCTGCCGTACAAGCCCAAGCGGCGCACCAAGGCGCAGATCGCGCGCGAGGCCGGTCTGGGACCCCTCGCCGAGGGGCTGCTCGGCGACCCGGCGGTCGACCCGCTCGCGGCGGCCGCCGCGTTCGTCGACGCGGACAAGGGCGTCGCCGACCCGCAGGCCGCGCTCGACGGCGCGCGGGCCATCCTCACCGAGCGGTTCTCCGAGGACGCCGACCTGATCGGCGAGCTGCGCGAGCGCATGTGGACCCGCGGGCGGCTCGCCGCCAAGGTGCGCGAGGGCAAGGAGGAGGCGGGCGCGAAGTTCGCCGACTACTTCGACTTCGCCGAGCCGTTCACCGCCCTGCCCTCGCACCGGGTCCTCGCGATGCTGCGCGGCGAGAAGGAGGAGGTCCTCGACCTCGTCCTGGAGCCCGAGGAGCCGTCCGAGCAGCCCGGACCCTCGTCGTACGAGGGCATCGTGGCCGGCCGGTTCGGCATCGCCGACCGGGGCCGTCCGGGGGACAAGTGGCTCGCGGACACGGTCCGCTGGGCCTGGCGCACCCGCCTCCTCGTCCACCTCGGCATCGACCTGCGGCTGCGGCTGCGGACGGCCGCCGAGGACGAGGCGGTCGACGTCTTCGCCGCCAACCTGCGCGACCTGCTGCTCGCCGCCCCGGCCGGCACACGCGCGACGCTCGGCCTGGACCCCGGCTTCCGCACGGGCGTGAAGGTCGCCGTCGTCGACGCGACCGGCAAGGTCGTCGTCACGGACGTGATCCACCCGCACGTCCCGGCGAACCGGTGGGACGAGGCGATCGCCAAGCTGGCCCGGCTGGCCCGGGAGCACGCGGTCGACCTGGTCGCCATCGGCAACGGCACGGCGTCCCGCGAGACCGACAAGCTCGCCGGTGAGCTGATCACGAAGCACCCCGAGCTGAAGCTCACCAAGGTGATGGTGTCCGAGGCGGGCGCCTCCGTGTACTCGGCCTCCGCGTTCGCCTCGCAGGAGCTGCCCGACATGGACGTGTCGCTGCGCGGCGCCGTGTCGATCGCGCGCCGGCTCCAGGATCCGCTCGCCGAGCTGGTGAAGATCGACCCGAAGTCGATCGGTGTCGGCCAGTACCAGCACGACCTGTCCGAGGTGAAGCTGTCGCGCTCGCTGGACGCGGTGGTGGAGGACTGTGTGAACGGCGTGGGTGTGGACGTCAACACGGCTTCGGCGCCGCTGCTGTCCCGGGTGTCCGGGATCTCCTCGGGTCTCGCCGAGAACATCGTGGCCCACCGGGACGCCAACGGGCCCTTCGGCTCCCGCTCCGAGCTGAAGAAGGTGGCCCGCCTCGGCCCCAAGGCGTACGAGCAGTGCGCCGGCTTCCTGCGCATCCGGGGCGGCAGCGACCCGCTGGACGCCTCCAGCGTGCACCCGGAGGCGTACCCGGTGGTGCGCCGGATGGTGAAGACCTCCGGGCAGGAGGTGGCGTCCCTGATCGGCAACACCGGCGTGCTGCGCTCGCTGCGGCCGACGGAGTTCGTGGACGACACGTTCGGTCTGCCGACCGTCACGGACATCCTCAAGGAGCTGGAGAAGCCCGGGCGTGACCCGCGGCCCGCGTTCAGGACGGCCACCTTCAAGGAAGGCGTGGAGAAGATCTCCGACCTGGCCCCGGGGATGGTCCTGGAGGGCGTCGTGACGAACGTGGCGGCCTTCGGGGCGTTCATCGACGTCGGTGTCCACCAGGACGGTCTGGCGCACGTGTCCGCGCTGTCGAAGACCTTCGTCAAGGATCCGCGGGAGGTCGTCAAGCCCGGTGACATCGTCAAGGTGAAGGTCATCGACGTCGACATCCCGCGCAAGCGGATCTCGCTGACGCTCCGGCTGGACGACGAGGCCTCCCCGCAGGGGGGCCAGGGCTCCGGCGGCGGCCGTCCGCAGCGCGGCGGCGGACGTCCGCCTCAGCAGCGGCAGCAGGGCGGCCAGCGCGGCGGGGGCGGCGGGCAGCGCGGCGGGACCGGCGGCGGTGGAGGCGGCGGCGGTTCGCGTCAGGCTCCCGCGCCGTCCAACAGCGCGATGGCCGACGCCCTGCGCCGGGCCGGCCTCGTCGACCCGAAGAAGGGCGGGCGCTGA
- a CDS encoding Xaa-Pro dipeptidyl-peptidase, which produces MSTRMRFTIWRPLATAAVTLLVAVFLTPGAAHGAPRESRPVYSYENAVREAVWVDTGLDGDADGRADRVAVDIVRPREAAARGRKVPVIMDASPYYSCCGRGNESQRKTYDADGDIVGMPLFYDNYFVPRGYAFVGVDLAGTNRSDGCVDVGGPSDIRSAKAVVDWLNGRARAYTTRTGTTTAEADWTDGRTGMIGKSWDGTIANGVAATGVKGLRTIVPISAISTWYDYYFSQGAPLYDSGPDWLSDYVESPAARAGCAAVQQRLVDGAPRTGDLTPLWAGRDYVKDARKVKASVFLVHGLQDLNVRTAHVGRWWDALAKNGVTRKIWLSQTGHVDPFDFRRSAWVETLHRWFDHELLGYDNGIDREPMADIERHPDQWATSAVWPPHGTRNATLRPSTGDRPGVGTLGLRRGTGTAAFTDDPRLSESDWAARIDTPTPDKAGFVTAPLRRDLRLSGSSEVTVTATPTTATAHLTAVLVDLGPDTVRDYAASGEGITTLTDRSCWGASTAGDSACFKNTAAKTADVAQTVVSRGWADLGTSADPGHGVPLTPGRAYTLTLDLAATDHVFPAGHRLALIVAGTDKDLIDPPADTPTLTLDLARTSARVPLAGGADAFARATAGAAPAAPGSRPLDGVGTPHRTYRVP; this is translated from the coding sequence ATGTCGACACGCATGCGCTTCACGATCTGGAGACCGCTGGCGACCGCCGCCGTCACCCTGCTGGTGGCCGTCTTCCTCACCCCGGGAGCGGCACACGGCGCCCCGCGCGAGAGCCGTCCCGTCTACTCCTACGAGAACGCCGTCCGGGAGGCCGTCTGGGTGGACACCGGGCTCGACGGCGACGCAGACGGCAGGGCGGACCGCGTCGCCGTCGACATCGTGCGCCCCCGCGAGGCCGCCGCCCGGGGCCGCAAGGTGCCCGTCATCATGGACGCCAGCCCCTACTACTCCTGCTGCGGACGCGGCAACGAGAGCCAGCGCAAGACCTACGACGCCGACGGCGACATCGTCGGGATGCCGCTCTTCTACGACAACTACTTCGTGCCGCGCGGCTACGCCTTCGTCGGTGTCGACCTGGCCGGCACCAACCGCTCCGACGGCTGCGTCGACGTCGGAGGCCCCTCCGACATCCGCTCCGCCAAGGCCGTCGTCGACTGGCTCAACGGCCGCGCCAGGGCCTACACCACCCGCACCGGCACCACCACCGCCGAGGCGGACTGGACCGACGGCAGAACCGGCATGATCGGCAAGAGCTGGGACGGCACCATAGCCAACGGGGTGGCCGCCACCGGGGTGAAGGGCCTGAGGACCATCGTCCCGATCTCCGCCATCTCCACCTGGTACGACTACTACTTCTCCCAGGGCGCCCCGCTCTACGACTCCGGGCCCGACTGGCTCTCCGACTACGTCGAGAGCCCCGCGGCCCGCGCCGGGTGCGCCGCGGTCCAGCAGCGGCTCGTCGACGGGGCGCCGCGCACCGGTGACCTGACACCGCTGTGGGCCGGACGCGACTACGTCAAGGACGCGCGCAAGGTGAAGGCCAGCGTCTTCCTCGTCCACGGCCTCCAGGACCTCAACGTCCGCACCGCGCACGTCGGCCGGTGGTGGGACGCCCTCGCGAAGAACGGCGTCACCCGCAAGATCTGGCTCTCCCAGACCGGCCACGTCGACCCCTTCGACTTCCGCCGCTCGGCCTGGGTGGAGACCCTGCACCGCTGGTTCGACCACGAACTGCTCGGCTACGACAACGGCATCGACCGCGAGCCCATGGCCGACATCGAACGCCACCCTGACCAGTGGGCCACCTCCGCCGTGTGGCCGCCGCACGGCACCCGGAACGCGACCCTGCGTCCCTCCACCGGCGACCGGCCCGGCGTCGGCACCCTCGGACTGCGCAGGGGCACCGGCACCGCCGCCTTCACCGACGACCCGCGGCTGAGCGAGAGCGACTGGGCCGCGCGGATCGACACCCCGACCCCCGACAAGGCCGGGTTCGTCACCGCGCCCCTCCGCCGCGACCTGCGTCTGTCCGGTTCCTCCGAGGTCACCGTCACCGCCACGCCCACGACGGCGACGGCCCACCTCACGGCCGTCCTCGTCGATCTCGGACCCGACACCGTCCGGGACTACGCCGCGAGCGGCGAGGGCATCACCACCCTCACCGACCGCAGCTGCTGGGGCGCGAGCACGGCGGGCGACAGCGCCTGCTTCAAGAACACGGCGGCGAAGACCGCCGACGTGGCGCAGACAGTCGTCAGCCGGGGCTGGGCCGACCTCGGCACCTCTGCCGACCCGGGCCACGGCGTCCCGCTCACCCCGGGCAGGGCCTACACCCTCACCCTCGACCTGGCGGCCACCGACCACGTCTTCCCCGCCGGTCACCGGCTCGCGCTGATCGTCGCGGGCACCGACAAGGACCTCATCGATCCGCCCGCCGACACCCCGACCCTCACCCTGGACCTGGCCCGCACCTCCGCCCGGGTCCCCCTGGCCGGAGGCGCCGACGCCTTCGCCCGCGCCACGGCGGGAGCGGCACCGGCCGCCCCCGGATCCCGGCCGCTGGACGGCGTCGGGACACCGCACCGCACGTACCGCGTCCCGTAG
- a CDS encoding FAD-dependent oxidoreductase yields MDTRWNSDVIVVGGGVIGLTTALALAEGGSRVRVWTREPVERTTSAVAGALWWPYHIEPEASARAWALSSLEVYERLAARPAQTGVRLVEGVLGETDPAEVEGWAAGRLTGLRSSTAREYGAGTGVRLRLPLIDMAVFLPWLRQRLRLAGGTVEERTVADLAEAEAAVVVNCTGLGARELAADASVRPVRGQLVVVENPGLDTWLVSTGPDGEMAYLFPHAGRLLLGGTAQDGIWSLEPDPEVAEAIVRRCAALRPEVAGARILEHRVGLRPVRDAVRLERAELPDGRPVVHHYGHGGAGVTVAWGCAREAAALVRAAASG; encoded by the coding sequence GTGGACACTCGGTGGAACAGCGATGTGATCGTGGTCGGCGGCGGGGTCATCGGGCTGACGACGGCCCTCGCGCTGGCCGAAGGCGGCTCGCGGGTCCGGGTCTGGACCCGCGAGCCGGTCGAGCGGACCACCTCGGCCGTGGCCGGTGCGCTGTGGTGGCCGTACCACATCGAGCCCGAGGCGTCGGCGCGGGCCTGGGCGCTGAGCTCGCTGGAGGTCTACGAACGGCTGGCCGCACGGCCCGCGCAGACCGGTGTGCGGCTGGTCGAGGGGGTCCTCGGCGAGACGGATCCGGCGGAGGTCGAGGGCTGGGCGGCTGGCCGGCTGACGGGTCTGCGCAGCTCCACGGCGCGCGAGTACGGCGCGGGGACGGGCGTGCGGTTGCGGCTGCCGCTGATCGACATGGCGGTGTTCCTGCCCTGGCTCCGGCAGCGGCTGCGCCTCGCGGGCGGCACGGTCGAGGAGCGCACGGTCGCCGATCTCGCCGAGGCCGAGGCCGCGGTGGTGGTCAACTGCACGGGGCTCGGCGCCCGGGAACTGGCGGCGGACGCGTCGGTGCGGCCCGTGCGGGGGCAGCTCGTCGTCGTGGAGAACCCGGGCCTCGACACCTGGCTCGTCTCGACGGGCCCGGACGGTGAGATGGCCTACCTGTTCCCGCACGCGGGGCGGCTGCTGCTGGGCGGCACCGCGCAGGACGGGATCTGGTCGCTGGAGCCCGACCCGGAGGTGGCCGAGGCGATCGTGCGGCGCTGTGCCGCCCTGCGGCCGGAGGTCGCCGGGGCGCGGATCCTGGAGCACCGGGTGGGGCTGCGGCCGGTCCGGGACGCGGTCCGGCTGGAACGGGCGGAGCTGCCCGACGGACGGCCGGTGGTGCACCACTACGGGCACGGCGGGGCGGGCGTCACCGTGGCGTGGGGGTGCGCGCGGGAGGCGGCCGCGCTGGTGCGCGCGGCCGCCTCCGGCTGA
- a CDS encoding ATP-binding protein, whose protein sequence is MDDQGRGPDPRPEGAPGEAPEPGAGTVPRQLPYEGVWRFTASAVDASVPQARHAVRDLLYRQGVPVSDDLAQGLLLIVSELVTNAVRHAAVLSPVLAVEVAVGAEWVRVAVEDNHPYRPTALETDHGRTGGRGLLLVREITREAGGVCDIEHTAGGGKVVWAALPLKPARVP, encoded by the coding sequence ATGGACGATCAGGGGCGCGGGCCCGACCCACGCCCGGAGGGCGCCCCGGGCGAGGCCCCCGAACCCGGCGCGGGAACCGTGCCGCGGCAGCTGCCCTACGAAGGTGTCTGGCGGTTCACCGCGTCCGCCGTGGACGCCTCGGTCCCCCAGGCGCGGCACGCGGTGCGCGATCTGCTGTACCGCCAGGGCGTGCCGGTCTCCGACGACCTCGCCCAGGGGCTCCTGCTGATCGTCTCCGAGCTGGTGACCAACGCCGTGCGGCACGCGGCGGTGCTCTCGCCGGTCCTCGCCGTGGAGGTCGCCGTCGGGGCCGAGTGGGTGCGGGTGGCCGTCGAGGACAACCACCCCTACCGCCCCACCGCCCTGGAGACCGACCACGGCCGCACGGGCGGCCGTGGCCTGCTCCTGGTGCGCGAGATCACGCGTGAGGCGGGCGGGGTCTGCGACATCGAGCACACGGCGGGCGGCGGCAAGGTGGTCTGGGCCGCACTGCCGCTCAAGCCCGCGCGGGTGCCCTGA
- a CDS encoding ABC-F family ATP-binding cassette domain-containing protein produces MTATLVAKNLAAGHGDRSLFSGLDLVVAPGDVIGLVGANGAGKSTLLKLLAGLSTPEQGELRLSSPNATVGHLPQEPERRPGESVREFLARRTGVAEAQRTMDEATQALVDGAPGADDAYATSLERWLDLGGADLDERAAEVADSLGLGIDLDQPMTSLSGGQAARAGLASLLLSRYDVFLLDEPTNDLDLDGLERLERFVTGLRAGTVVVSHDREFLTRTVTKVLELDLAQQQVNLYGGGYDAYLEERDTARRHAREDFEEYADKKAALQDRAQTQRSWMDKGVKNARRKAGNDNDKIGRKFRSEASEKQAAKARQTQRMIERLETVEEPRKEWELRMEIAAAPRSGAVVATLREAEVRREGFTFGPVSLQIDWADRVAVTGANGAGKSTLLSALLGRIPLDAGQASLGSGVLVGEVDQARQLFHGSEALLDAFRAAVPDTEPVEVRTLLAKFGLKSDHVMRPAATLSPGERTRAALALLQGRGVNLLVLDEPTNHLDLPAIEQLESALDAYEGTLLLVTHDRRMLDAVQVTRRLEVADGKVTER; encoded by the coding sequence ATGACTGCCACCCTCGTCGCCAAGAACCTCGCCGCCGGCCACGGCGACCGCTCCCTCTTCTCCGGGCTCGACCTCGTCGTCGCCCCCGGGGACGTGATCGGGCTCGTCGGCGCCAACGGCGCGGGCAAGTCCACCCTGCTGAAGCTGCTCGCCGGGCTCAGCACGCCCGAGCAGGGCGAGCTCCGGCTCTCCTCGCCGAACGCCACCGTCGGCCATCTGCCCCAGGAACCGGAGCGCCGCCCCGGTGAGAGCGTGCGCGAGTTCCTCGCCCGCCGCACCGGCGTCGCCGAGGCCCAGCGCACCATGGACGAGGCCACCCAGGCCCTGGTGGACGGCGCGCCCGGAGCCGACGACGCGTACGCGACGAGCCTGGAACGCTGGCTCGACCTGGGCGGCGCCGACCTGGACGAACGCGCCGCGGAGGTCGCCGACTCCCTCGGCCTCGGGATCGACCTCGACCAGCCGATGACCTCGCTGTCCGGCGGACAGGCCGCCCGCGCGGGCCTCGCCTCCCTGCTCCTGTCCCGCTACGACGTCTTCCTCCTCGACGAGCCGACCAACGACCTGGACCTCGACGGCCTGGAGCGCCTCGAACGCTTCGTGACCGGTCTGCGGGCCGGCACCGTCGTCGTCAGCCACGACCGCGAGTTCCTCACCCGCACCGTCACCAAGGTCCTCGAACTCGACCTCGCCCAGCAGCAGGTCAACCTCTACGGCGGCGGCTACGACGCCTACCTGGAGGAGCGGGACACGGCCCGCCGGCACGCCCGCGAGGACTTCGAGGAGTACGCCGACAAGAAGGCGGCCCTCCAGGACCGTGCGCAGACCCAGCGTTCCTGGATGGACAAGGGCGTGAAGAACGCCCGCCGCAAGGCGGGCAACGACAACGACAAGATCGGCCGCAAGTTCCGCAGCGAGGCCAGCGAGAAGCAGGCCGCGAAGGCCCGGCAGACCCAGCGCATGATCGAACGCCTGGAGACCGTCGAGGAGCCGCGCAAGGAGTGGGAACTGCGCATGGAGATCGCGGCCGCCCCGCGCTCCGGCGCCGTGGTCGCCACCCTGCGCGAGGCCGAGGTGCGGCGCGAGGGCTTCACCTTCGGGCCGGTGTCCCTCCAGATCGACTGGGCCGACCGCGTGGCGGTGACCGGCGCGAACGGCGCGGGGAAGTCGACGCTCCTCAGCGCGCTCCTCGGCCGGATCCCGCTGGACGCCGGACAGGCCTCGCTGGGCTCGGGCGTCCTGGTCGGCGAGGTGGACCAGGCGCGGCAGCTCTTCCACGGCTCCGAGGCCCTGCTGGACGCGTTCCGTGCGGCCGTGCCCGACACCGAACCGGTCGAGGTGCGCACCCTGCTGGCCAAGTTCGGCCTGAAGTCGGACCACGTCATGCGGCCCGCGGCCACCCTGTCACCGGGCGAGCGCACCCGTGCCGCGCTCGCGCTGCTCCAGGGCCGGGGCGTCAACCTGCTGGTCCTCGACGAGCCGACGAACCACCTGGACCTCCCGGCCATCGAGCAGCTGGAGTCGGCCCTCGACGCCTACGAGGGCACCCTGCTGCTGGTCACCCACGACCGGCGCATGCTGGACGCGGTCCAGGTCACCCGCCGCCTGGAGGTCGCCGACGGCAAGGTGACGGAGCGGTAG
- a CDS encoding cation diffusion facilitator family transporter gives MGAGHDHGHTHAHVPASGTAAAAYRGRLRTALSITLGVMVVEIVGGVLADSLALVADAAHMATDALGLGMALLAIHFANRPPSENRTFGLARAEILAALANCLLLLGVGGYVLYEAVQRFFTPAATEGGLMIWFGAIGLVANMVSLSLLMRGQAESLNVRAAFLEVAADALGSVAVLISAVVILTTGWEAADPIASLVIGLMIVPRTVKLLRETLDVLLESAPKDVDMAEVRSHVLALDGVEDIHDLHAWTITSGMPVLSAHVVVRSDVLNAIGHEKMLHELQGCLGDHFDVEHCTFQLEPIGHAEHEARLCH, from the coding sequence ATGGGGGCTGGGCACGACCACGGCCATACGCACGCGCACGTGCCGGCCAGCGGTACGGCCGCGGCGGCGTACCGGGGCAGGCTGCGCACCGCGCTGTCGATCACCCTCGGCGTCATGGTGGTCGAGATCGTCGGCGGGGTGCTCGCCGACTCCCTCGCGCTGGTCGCGGACGCGGCGCACATGGCGACGGACGCGCTGGGTCTCGGCATGGCGCTGCTCGCCATCCACTTCGCCAACCGCCCGCCGAGCGAGAACCGCACCTTCGGGCTGGCCCGCGCCGAGATCCTGGCCGCCCTGGCGAACTGTCTGCTGCTGCTCGGGGTCGGCGGTTACGTCCTGTACGAGGCCGTCCAGCGGTTCTTCACGCCGGCGGCCACCGAGGGCGGGCTGATGATCTGGTTCGGCGCGATCGGCCTGGTGGCGAACATGGTCTCCCTGTCGCTGCTCATGCGCGGCCAGGCGGAGAGCCTGAACGTGCGCGCGGCCTTCCTGGAGGTGGCGGCCGACGCGCTGGGCTCGGTGGCGGTGCTGATCTCCGCGGTGGTGATCCTCACCACCGGCTGGGAGGCCGCCGACCCGATCGCCTCGCTCGTGATCGGCCTGATGATCGTGCCGCGGACCGTGAAGCTGCTGCGCGAGACACTGGACGTGCTGCTGGAGTCGGCCCCCAAGGACGTCGACATGGCGGAGGTGCGGTCCCACGTCCTCGCCCTCGACGGGGTGGAGGACATTCACGACCTGCACGCGTGGACGATCACCTCCGGGATGCCGGTGCTGTCGGCGCACGTGGTGGTCCGCTCGGACGTCCTGAACGCGATCGGCCACGAGAAGATGCTGCACGAGCTCCAGGGCTGCCTGGGCGACCACTTCGACGTCGAGCACTGCACCTTCCAGCTGGAGCCGATCGGCCACGCGGAGCACGAGGCGCGGCTCTGCCACTGA
- a CDS encoding enoyl-CoA hydratase/isomerase family protein, with the protein MEPELLHGVTDAVATVVLHHPAKRNAMTAAMWAGLPPLLDALAADPAVRALVLTGAGGTFCAGADISTLQGSPEEAQALAARAEEAVAAFPKPTLAAVRGHCVGGGAQLAAACDLRFAEEGALFGVTPARLGLVYPSTATRRLVSLVGPATAKYLLFSGELIDTERALRTGLVDEVLPADGLDERVAEFTRVLVSRSQLTQAAAKEFADGRVDRDAHWNAQARGNGDTTEGVTAFLERREPRFTWTTSG; encoded by the coding sequence ATGGAGCCCGAACTGCTGCACGGCGTCACCGACGCGGTCGCCACCGTCGTCCTGCACCACCCGGCGAAGCGCAACGCCATGACGGCCGCGATGTGGGCGGGGCTGCCCCCGCTGCTCGACGCGCTGGCCGCCGACCCCGCCGTGCGGGCCCTGGTGCTGACCGGCGCCGGCGGCACCTTCTGCGCGGGAGCCGACATCTCCACGCTCCAGGGGTCGCCCGAGGAGGCGCAGGCCCTGGCGGCGCGGGCCGAGGAGGCCGTGGCGGCGTTCCCGAAGCCGACCCTGGCCGCGGTGCGGGGACACTGTGTCGGCGGCGGCGCCCAGCTGGCCGCCGCCTGCGACCTGCGGTTCGCCGAGGAGGGCGCGCTGTTCGGCGTGACGCCGGCCAGGCTCGGGCTCGTCTACCCGTCCACCGCGACCCGCCGGCTGGTGTCCCTGGTGGGCCCGGCCACCGCCAAGTACCTGCTGTTCTCGGGCGAGTTGATCGACACGGAGCGCGCCCTGCGCACCGGCCTCGTGGACGAGGTGCTGCCCGCCGACGGACTCGACGAGCGCGTCGCGGAGTTCACCCGCGTGCTGGTGTCCCGCTCCCAGCTGACGCAGGCCGCCGCGAAGGAGTTCGCCGACGGGCGTGTGGACCGCGACGCCCACTGGAACGCGCAGGCGCGGGGCAACGGCGACACCACCGAGGGCGTCACCGCGTTCCTGGAGCGCAGGGAGCCGCGCTTCACCTGGACCACGTCCGGCTGA
- the idi gene encoding isopentenyl-diphosphate Delta-isomerase, with protein sequence MPITPATATHTSSNGTADAILLELVDEDGVTIGTAEKLAAHQPPGQLHRAFSVFLFDERGRLLLQQRALGKYHSPGVWSNTCCGHPYPGEAPFAAAARRTFEELGVSPTLLAEAGTVRYNHPDPDSGLVEQEYNHLFVGLVQSAPRPDADEVGDTSFVTPAELAELHAKGTFSSWFMTVLDAARPAVRELTGPSAGW encoded by the coding sequence ATGCCGATCACACCTGCCACCGCGACACACACGTCGTCGAACGGCACCGCGGACGCGATCTTGCTGGAGCTGGTCGACGAGGACGGCGTCACGATCGGCACCGCGGAGAAGCTCGCCGCCCATCAGCCGCCGGGACAGCTGCACCGCGCCTTCTCGGTGTTCCTCTTCGACGAGCGCGGACGGCTGCTGCTCCAGCAGCGGGCGCTCGGCAAGTACCACTCCCCCGGCGTGTGGTCCAACACCTGCTGCGGTCACCCCTACCCCGGTGAGGCGCCGTTCGCGGCGGCGGCGCGGCGCACCTTCGAGGAGCTGGGGGTCTCCCCCACGCTGCTCGCCGAGGCGGGCACGGTCCGCTACAACCACCCGGACCCCGACTCGGGCCTGGTGGAGCAGGAGTACAACCACCTCTTCGTCGGGCTGGTGCAGTCGGCGCCGCGGCCGGACGCGGACGAGGTCGGCGACACGTCCTTCGTGACACCCGCCGAGCTGGCGGAGCTGCACGCGAAGGGCACGTTCTCCTCCTGGTTCATGACCGTGCTCGACGCGGCGCGCCCGGCGGTCAGAGAACTGACGGGGCCCTCGGCGGGCTGGTGA